Proteins encoded together in one Prochlorococcus marinus str. MIT 9211 window:
- a CDS encoding 15,16-dihydrobiliverdin:ferredoxin oxidoreductase, which produces MFDPYLDELNKLLIVNHGEILLVPDGLQECYSKKQDAVIRSWLWSVPGFRRWRVTRMDVGDKLQVFNSVAYPDYLNEQPIMGIDLLWFGIKNKLVAVLDFQPLVQEKSYFDRYYQGLKSLKARYSDFNSKDNVRAYDLSNYFSPWVLLCKGDLFQASSSLPFVFSEFLNAYFDISNNFKKYNSRIEPNRVKELQISYDIYSSAHDPAHGLFKSYFGKQWSERFLKEFLFPHSIAKDKT; this is translated from the coding sequence ATGTTTGATCCTTACCTTGATGAATTAAATAAACTCCTTATAGTTAATCATGGTGAGATTTTATTAGTCCCAGATGGCTTGCAAGAATGTTATTCAAAGAAGCAAGATGCAGTGATTAGAAGTTGGCTATGGAGTGTACCAGGTTTTAGGCGATGGCGAGTAACAAGAATGGATGTAGGAGATAAACTTCAGGTTTTTAATTCAGTCGCTTATCCCGATTATTTGAACGAACAACCAATAATGGGTATAGATCTTTTGTGGTTTGGCATTAAAAATAAATTAGTAGCAGTATTGGACTTTCAACCTTTGGTACAAGAGAAGTCGTATTTTGATAGATATTACCAAGGACTAAAATCTCTAAAAGCCCGTTACTCAGATTTTAATAGCAAAGATAATGTTCGTGCATATGATTTGTCTAATTACTTTTCACCATGGGTTTTATTATGTAAGGGAGATCTTTTTCAAGCTAGTTCTTCTTTGCCATTTGTATTCTCAGAATTCCTTAATGCTTATTTTGATATTTCTAATAATTTTAAAAAATATAATTCAAGAATTGAACCTAATAGAGTAAAAGAATTGCAAATTTCCTATGATATATATAGTTCAGCACATGATCCAGCTCATGGATTGTTTAAGAGTTATTTTGGTAAACAATGGTCAGAACGATTTCTAAAAGAATTCCTGTTTCCTCATAGTATTGCTAAGGACAAAACTTGA
- a CDS encoding heme oxygenase (biliverdin-producing), with amino-acid sequence MSIALATQLREGTKKSHTMAENTGFVTCFLKGVVDKSTYKNLLADLYLVYSVMEDEVGRLCKEGHPVIAPIGFNELNRRESLEKDLKFYCGNNWLDVIKATPSANAYADRIQNIARESPELLIGHHYTRYIGDLSGGQILKKIAQKAMNLSDNNGLNFYNFDDIENEMTFKKKYSQTLNSLPITQKMADSIVDEANFAFKCNMDMFQELEGNLIASIGKVLFGFLTRKNRPGSTE; translated from the coding sequence ATGTCCATAGCTCTAGCTACACAACTTAGAGAAGGAACGAAAAAGTCTCACACAATGGCTGAAAATACTGGCTTTGTCACTTGCTTCTTAAAAGGCGTTGTAGATAAATCAACTTATAAAAATTTGCTGGCAGATTTATATCTTGTTTATTCAGTAATGGAGGATGAAGTTGGACGACTATGTAAAGAAGGTCACCCTGTAATAGCTCCTATTGGATTTAATGAACTTAATCGGAGAGAATCACTCGAAAAAGATTTGAAATTTTATTGCGGAAATAATTGGTTAGATGTTATTAAAGCCACACCCTCAGCTAATGCTTATGCGGACCGAATTCAGAATATTGCTCGAGAATCCCCTGAGCTATTAATTGGACATCATTATACAAGATATATAGGAGATCTTTCGGGAGGACAAATTTTAAAAAAAATTGCTCAGAAGGCAATGAATCTTAGTGATAATAATGGTTTGAACTTTTATAATTTCGATGATATTGAGAATGAAATGACTTTTAAGAAAAAATATAGTCAAACCCTTAATTCTCTACCAATTACCCAAAAAATGGCAGACTCAATTGTCGATGAAGCTAATTTTGCTTTTAAATGTAATATGGATATGTTTCAGGAACTTGAAGGTAACCTTATAGCATCAATTGGTAAAGTTCTCTTTGGATTCCTAACCAGGAAGAATCGTCCAGGTAGTACAGAGTAA
- a CDS encoding alpha-hydroxy acid oxidase — protein MGANVSSTNVVNISDLRLLAKKRLPQMVFDYIDSGADREQTLSQNCTAFKEIYFRPRCAVATPSCDLNISVLDQEFKLPFILAPVGSSRMFYPKGEVVAAREAGIAGTGYTLSTLSGCRLEEVKQATNCPAWYQLYLLGGRDVAMQTIERAKSAGFSAIVVTIDTPISGLRERDVRNGTKQLLSRNPIQMLPYIPQMLIKPCWLTQWLGDGGLMSFPNVELESGPMGYTEIGPALEESVVTWEDLNWIREAWGGKIIVKGIHIGEDARKAIDLGVDAVVVSNHGARQLDSVAPTIQVLPEVVKAVNGEIDVLIDGGIRRGGDVVKALCLGAKGVLISRAYAYGLAAGGGPGVAKAIEIIKTDILRTMKLLGCDSVKKLDRSFVTIPPSWA, from the coding sequence ATGGGAGCCAATGTTTCTTCAACCAACGTTGTGAACATTAGTGATCTTCGCTTATTAGCAAAGAAGCGTTTGCCTCAGATGGTTTTTGATTATATAGATAGTGGTGCAGACAGGGAACAAACTTTATCTCAAAATTGTACTGCCTTTAAAGAAATATATTTTCGGCCAAGATGCGCTGTTGCTACTCCATCTTGTGATTTAAATATATCGGTATTGGACCAAGAATTTAAACTTCCTTTCATTCTTGCCCCAGTTGGTAGTAGCAGAATGTTTTATCCCAAAGGAGAAGTTGTTGCTGCTCGCGAGGCAGGCATAGCTGGGACAGGGTATACCCTTTCAACATTATCTGGCTGCAGATTAGAGGAAGTAAAGCAAGCAACTAACTGTCCTGCTTGGTATCAGTTGTATTTGCTAGGCGGAAGAGATGTTGCGATGCAAACAATTGAAAGGGCAAAATCTGCTGGATTTTCAGCAATAGTTGTCACTATTGATACTCCAATATCTGGCTTGCGAGAACGTGATGTTCGCAATGGAACTAAGCAGCTCTTATCAAGGAATCCTATTCAAATGCTTCCTTATATTCCCCAGATGTTAATAAAGCCTTGTTGGTTAACTCAATGGTTAGGGGATGGAGGTTTAATGAGTTTCCCTAATGTTGAGTTGGAAAGTGGTCCTATGGGTTATACAGAAATTGGACCAGCCTTGGAGGAATCAGTAGTCACTTGGGAAGATTTGAATTGGATCAGAGAAGCATGGGGAGGGAAAATAATTGTTAAGGGAATTCATATTGGTGAGGATGCGAGAAAGGCTATTGATTTAGGGGTAGATGCAGTAGTTGTGTCTAACCATGGAGCACGTCAATTAGATAGTGTTGCGCCTACAATTCAAGTCCTTCCAGAAGTAGTGAAAGCTGTAAATGGAGAAATAGATGTATTAATTGACGGGGGAATTCGTAGGGGAGGCGATGTGGTAAAAGCATTGTGCTTAGGTGCTAAAGGGGTCTTAATTAGCAGAGCATATGCATATGGCTTGGCAGCTGGTGGTGGCCCTGGTGTGGCTAAGGCAATAGAGATTATTAAAACTGATATTTTGCGTACAATGAAATTATTAGGATGTGATTCTGTTAAAAAGCTAGATAGGTCGTTTGTAACTATTCCACCAAGCTGGGCTTAG
- a CDS encoding NADP-dependent isocitrate dehydrogenase, with translation MAEFEKIEAPTKGSKINFANGSPQVPDNPIIPFIRGDGTGIDIWPATQKVIDRAILKAYGDDRHIEWFKIYAGDEACDLYGTYQYLPNDTIEAIRQYGVAIKGPLTTPVGGGIRSLNVALRQIFDLYSCVRPCRYYPGTPSPHKNPENLDVIVYRENTEDIYVGIEWEASDPLCKNLITYLNDEIIPSSKTIKNRKIPVNAGIGIKPVSKHGSQRHIRKAIQHALKLNGNKRHVTLVHKGNIMKFTEGSFRDWGYELATSEFRNDCITERESWILDNIKKSPKISIEENARKIEPGFESLTAEKKELICQEVKEVIQSIEGSHGNDKWRKLVMVDDRIADSIFQQIQTRPEEYSILATLNLNGDYISDAAAAIVGGLGMAPGANIGDKAAIFEATHGTAPKHAGLDRINPGSVILSGVMMLEFLGWQEAGDLITNGLSQAISDKKVTYDLARLMQPSIDPLSCSGFANAVIERF, from the coding sequence ATGGCTGAATTTGAAAAGATCGAAGCACCAACGAAAGGGTCAAAAATCAATTTCGCAAATGGGTCCCCGCAAGTGCCTGACAACCCTATTATTCCCTTTATTCGAGGAGATGGGACAGGGATTGATATATGGCCAGCGACTCAGAAAGTAATAGATAGAGCAATATTGAAAGCATATGGAGATGATCGTCATATTGAGTGGTTCAAAATTTATGCAGGTGATGAAGCATGTGATCTATATGGCACCTATCAATATCTACCAAATGACACAATCGAGGCAATACGCCAATATGGAGTCGCAATAAAAGGACCTCTAACAACTCCAGTGGGAGGAGGAATTAGATCATTAAATGTTGCTCTTAGACAAATCTTTGATCTTTACAGTTGTGTAAGACCGTGTCGTTACTACCCTGGCACACCTAGTCCTCATAAAAACCCTGAGAATTTAGATGTAATTGTATATAGAGAGAATACAGAAGATATATATGTAGGCATTGAATGGGAAGCTTCAGACCCTCTTTGTAAAAACCTTATTACATATTTAAACGATGAAATTATTCCCTCTAGTAAAACAATAAAAAATAGAAAAATACCTGTTAATGCGGGAATAGGAATTAAGCCTGTTAGCAAACATGGTAGTCAAAGGCATATTCGAAAAGCAATACAACATGCACTTAAACTAAATGGTAATAAGAGGCACGTGACTTTAGTTCATAAAGGAAATATCATGAAATTTACAGAAGGATCTTTTCGTGACTGGGGTTATGAATTAGCAACTAGCGAGTTTAGGAATGATTGCATTACAGAAAGAGAGAGTTGGATTCTTGATAATATTAAAAAAAGTCCCAAAATAAGTATTGAAGAGAATGCCAGGAAGATTGAGCCTGGATTTGAATCACTTACTGCAGAGAAAAAAGAGCTAATCTGCCAAGAAGTTAAAGAAGTGATTCAATCAATTGAAGGTAGCCATGGAAACGATAAATGGCGTAAATTGGTGATGGTGGATGACAGAATTGCAGATAGTATTTTTCAACAAATACAAACTCGTCCCGAGGAATATTCAATACTCGCAACCCTTAATCTAAATGGCGATTATATATCTGATGCTGCTGCTGCGATTGTGGGAGGTCTTGGGATGGCACCTGGAGCAAATATTGGAGATAAAGCTGCCATCTTCGAAGCGACTCATGGTACGGCACCTAAACATGCAGGGTTAGATCGTATTAATCCAGGCTCAGTAATCCTTAGTGGGGTCATGATGTTGGAATTCTTAGGCTGGCAAGAAGCTGGAGATCTAATTACTAACGGATTAAGTCAAGCTATTTCCGATAAGAAAGTGACATACGATCTTGCACGCCTGATGCAACCATCAATAGATCCTTTAAGCTGTAGCGGATTCGCTAATGCTGTAATTGAAAGATTTTAA
- a CDS encoding low molecular weight protein-tyrosine-phosphatase, which translates to MAKKLLFVCLGNICRSPAAEAVFLYQTKDTSEHYLVDSAGTGGWHVGRLADARMRDAALRRGITINSRARQISLKDFEEFDLILTMDNANLADVKSLAKEINCPDKAKIIPLLSYAKNTELIEVPDPYYGGEKGFEEVLDLLEDAISGLLYELRE; encoded by the coding sequence ATGGCTAAAAAACTGTTATTTGTGTGTCTTGGTAATATATGTCGTTCCCCAGCAGCAGAAGCTGTTTTTTTGTATCAAACAAAGGATACTTCGGAACACTATCTGGTTGACTCAGCAGGGACTGGTGGATGGCATGTTGGACGCTTAGCAGACGCAAGAATGAGGGATGCAGCTTTACGAAGAGGAATCACTATAAACAGCAGGGCGAGGCAAATATCATTGAAAGATTTTGAAGAATTTGATTTAATTCTCACAATGGATAATGCAAATCTAGCCGATGTTAAGTCTTTGGCGAAAGAAATTAATTGTCCAGATAAAGCAAAAATAATTCCTTTACTTAGTTATGCAAAAAATACCGAACTAATTGAAGTTCCAGATCCTTATTATGGAGGAGAAAAAGGTTTTGAAGAAGTATTAGATCTTTTAGAGGATGCTATAAGTGGTCTATTATATGAACTTAGAGAATAG
- a CDS encoding bifunctional pantoate--beta-alanine ligase/(d)CMP kinase produces MVNIPILKTTKELELWHQEQKAEIYFVPTMGALHEGHSKLIQSANAIKKDRPGVILVSIFINPLQFGLNEDFEKYPRALDQDASLAYAAGANAIWAPDYEDVFPGGAKSHFQIKVPETLQSQLCGASRKGHFDGVATVIIRLLQFTRPKIIFLGEKDWQQLVIIRQLINDLGITTKVQGVPTARDQNGLAFSSRNSYLKQNDVCKAISLPKTLMQAAKDFKRQKSINVRNIESSLEKNGLEVEYVETVDPKFLTSINHAKNLSLLAAAVRCGETRLIDHVFLMSRNPIVAIDGPAGAGKSTVTRAFAKKLGLLYLDTGAMYRAVTWLIIKKGIDLKDDEGLSQSLKELNLEFKVSQLEEQNVFLNGKNITKEIRSPEITEKVPLVASKSIVRKILTIQQKALGKDGGLVAEGRDIGTTVFPDAELKVFLTASPKERAKRRSIDLKNKGFTVPNLLDLEKQIKERDQIDSSRKIAPLLKSEEAIELVTDGMSIEEVIDSLVKMFRLEIPEEVWPTPIL; encoded by the coding sequence ATGGTAAACATCCCCATCCTTAAAACAACAAAAGAACTTGAGCTTTGGCATCAGGAACAAAAAGCAGAAATTTATTTTGTTCCAACAATGGGAGCCCTGCATGAAGGTCATAGCAAACTCATCCAGTCTGCAAATGCCATCAAAAAAGATAGGCCTGGCGTGATTCTGGTCAGCATTTTTATCAATCCCCTACAATTTGGACTAAATGAAGATTTTGAAAAATATCCACGTGCATTAGATCAAGATGCCAGCCTGGCTTATGCAGCTGGTGCCAATGCTATCTGGGCACCTGATTATGAAGACGTGTTCCCTGGAGGTGCTAAGTCACACTTCCAAATAAAGGTCCCTGAAACACTTCAATCTCAGTTATGTGGAGCATCCAGAAAAGGCCATTTTGATGGTGTAGCCACTGTAATAATAAGACTTTTACAATTTACAAGGCCTAAAATTATTTTTCTTGGTGAAAAAGATTGGCAGCAATTAGTCATTATTCGTCAACTAATCAATGATCTCGGGATCACAACCAAAGTTCAAGGGGTGCCTACTGCCAGGGATCAGAATGGACTTGCGTTCAGTTCAAGGAATAGTTACTTAAAGCAAAATGATGTTTGCAAAGCTATTAGCTTGCCCAAGACCCTGATGCAGGCAGCAAAAGACTTTAAAAGGCAAAAATCTATTAATGTAAGAAATATAGAATCTTCTTTAGAAAAAAATGGTTTAGAAGTTGAATATGTAGAAACTGTCGACCCAAAGTTCCTAACTTCTATTAATCATGCTAAAAATTTATCCTTACTTGCTGCAGCCGTCCGTTGTGGAGAGACACGTTTAATAGATCACGTTTTTTTAATGTCACGCAATCCAATTGTTGCCATAGATGGACCTGCAGGGGCTGGCAAAAGCACAGTTACTCGAGCATTTGCAAAGAAGCTTGGCCTTCTTTATTTAGACACAGGTGCAATGTATAGAGCTGTTACCTGGCTGATCATCAAAAAAGGAATAGATCTTAAAGATGATGAAGGCCTCTCACAATCATTAAAAGAATTAAACCTAGAATTCAAGGTCTCTCAATTAGAAGAGCAAAATGTTTTTCTTAATGGAAAAAATATCACTAAAGAAATTCGTTCCCCAGAGATTACAGAAAAAGTGCCTTTAGTTGCATCTAAAAGTATTGTAAGGAAAATACTAACAATCCAACAAAAGGCATTAGGTAAAGACGGAGGACTTGTTGCCGAAGGGAGAGACATTGGTACTACTGTTTTCCCTGATGCTGAGTTAAAAGTTTTTCTTACAGCAAGTCCAAAAGAAAGAGCAAAAAGGCGATCAATAGACCTTAAGAATAAAGGATTTACTGTCCCTAATTTATTAGACTTAGAGAAGCAAATTAAAGAGCGTGATCAAATAGATAGTAGTAGAAAAATTGCACCTCTTTTAAAATCAGAAGAAGCGATAGAGTTGGTTACTGATGGAATGAGTATAGAAGAAGTAATTGATTCTTTAGTAAAGATGTTTCGTTTGGAAATTCCTGAAGAGGTGTGGCCTACCCCTATTCTCTAA
- a CDS encoding four-carbon acid sugar kinase family protein, with amino-acid sequence MINNNFKKIIVFDDDPTGSQTVFDCPLLLTLDEETILRSLKLSSPLLFLLANTRSLSPYIVEARTKEICQSLLRALKKTSIKTEDVLFISRGDSTLRGHGILEPYILNEELGPFDATFHVPAFFEGGRTTVDDVHLLDGIPVHKSIFARDKVFGYSTSYLPKWLQEKSKGSIVQNNVSSISISDLEQAISSESGMKNLLTFLSKLSCNEMVVVNANLPKHLDVFAFAIKTLKGKKRFLFRSAASLLNAISKIDSSSNSIKNFSDLRVKNRFNKPRPGLVLVGSHVQLADDQLERLLTENACIGVELPLDKIRRILEEECSETLISELKKSYAIKIKDILYQGKTPVLYTTRRELKFDSSAKRLTFGLVIAQVMAALSSEVIDDIGYIISKGGITTHILLSEGLKLDLVHLKGQIIPGISVVSSYNKNQLNLPIITFPGNLGNQNTLLDSWKIMESKN; translated from the coding sequence TTGATTAACAATAACTTTAAAAAAATCATTGTATTTGATGATGATCCAACTGGATCACAAACTGTATTTGATTGCCCTTTACTTTTAACTTTAGATGAAGAAACAATTCTTAGATCACTGAAACTATCCTCACCATTACTTTTTTTATTAGCCAATACACGTTCACTATCTCCCTATATTGTAGAAGCACGCACTAAAGAAATTTGCCAATCACTTTTACGCGCGTTAAAAAAGACATCTATTAAGACTGAAGATGTTTTATTTATTAGTCGTGGTGATTCAACCCTTAGAGGTCATGGCATATTAGAACCGTATATTTTAAACGAAGAATTAGGACCTTTCGATGCAACTTTTCATGTACCTGCTTTTTTTGAAGGAGGTAGAACTACTGTTGATGATGTACATCTTTTAGATGGTATTCCTGTACATAAAAGTATTTTTGCCAGGGATAAGGTCTTTGGATACTCAACAAGTTATTTGCCTAAATGGCTTCAGGAGAAAAGCAAAGGAAGCATTGTTCAAAATAATGTATCTTCTATTTCAATTTCAGATCTTGAACAAGCAATAAGCTCCGAAAGTGGGATGAAAAATCTTCTTACTTTTTTAAGTAAATTATCTTGTAATGAAATGGTTGTTGTTAATGCTAACTTGCCTAAGCATCTTGATGTATTTGCTTTTGCAATCAAAACTTTAAAGGGTAAAAAGAGGTTCCTTTTTCGATCTGCTGCAAGTTTACTAAATGCGATATCAAAGATTGATTCCAGCTCTAATTCGATTAAGAATTTTTCAGATCTAAGAGTCAAAAATAGGTTTAATAAGCCTAGACCTGGACTAGTTTTAGTAGGTTCACATGTTCAACTTGCAGATGATCAGCTAGAACGACTACTTACAGAAAATGCATGCATTGGAGTTGAATTACCCTTAGATAAGATTAGGAGAATCTTAGAAGAAGAATGCTCTGAAACTTTAATATCAGAATTGAAGAAATCCTATGCGATAAAAATCAAGGATATTTTATATCAAGGGAAGACACCGGTTCTATATACAACTAGGAGAGAGTTGAAGTTTGACTCTAGTGCTAAAAGATTAACTTTTGGGTTAGTCATAGCCCAAGTGATGGCAGCTTTATCATCTGAAGTAATTGATGATATAGGTTATATTATTAGTAAAGGTGGTATTACTACTCATATATTACTTTCTGAAGGTTTAAAGTTAGATTTAGTTCATCTAAAAGGTCAGATAATTCCTGGAATATCAGTTGTATCTTCTTATAATAAGAATCAATTAAATCTACCAATTATTACATTTCCAGGAAATTTAGGAAATCAAAATACACTTTTAGATTCATGGAAAATAATGGAGTCTAAAAATTAA
- a CDS encoding galactose mutarotase, translating into MPLIQKNLPYPHWQYVFEETGDFLKIVPDRGGLITGWNHQGREILYFDLDRFQQGAKSIRGGIPVLFPICGDLPQGHLRLAQGEFSLRQHGFARDMPWLIKPLEDQEGFVLTLTETAESLSVYPFMFLIEMEVRLTKTSLNIKTIIHNLGDQSMPFSFGLHPYFNVKSLENCLIKGLPDKCINHMNLSEASTEEQLQKLSKGVDFIAEVQGPISLEDCIEGTRIELHHESPMDLAVIWTDPPRHMICLEPWTSPRQSLITGNRMLLLEPQSSQELLCRFVSN; encoded by the coding sequence ATGCCTCTAATTCAAAAAAATCTCCCTTATCCTCACTGGCAATATGTATTTGAAGAAACAGGCGATTTTCTGAAAATAGTTCCTGATCGTGGAGGATTAATAACAGGTTGGAATCATCAAGGACGAGAAATTCTTTATTTTGATTTAGATCGTTTCCAGCAAGGAGCTAAAAGCATTAGAGGTGGGATCCCAGTTTTATTTCCAATTTGTGGTGATTTACCTCAAGGGCATTTACGCCTAGCTCAGGGTGAGTTTAGTCTGCGCCAACATGGCTTTGCTAGAGATATGCCATGGCTAATTAAACCTCTTGAAGATCAAGAGGGCTTTGTACTAACCCTTACTGAGACAGCTGAATCTTTATCAGTTTATCCGTTTATGTTTTTAATAGAAATGGAGGTAAGACTAACTAAGACATCATTAAATATAAAAACCATAATTCATAATCTAGGCGATCAATCGATGCCTTTTAGCTTTGGATTACATCCATATTTTAATGTGAAAAGTTTGGAAAATTGTTTAATTAAAGGATTGCCTGATAAATGTATAAATCATATGAATTTGTCTGAAGCTTCTACAGAAGAGCAATTGCAGAAGCTTTCAAAAGGTGTCGATTTTATTGCAGAAGTACAAGGACCCATTTCTTTAGAGGATTGCATAGAAGGTACAAGAATAGAATTACATCATGAAAGTCCTATGGATTTAGCAGTGATATGGACTGACCCTCCAAGGCATATGATTTGCTTGGAACCTTGGACTAGCCCAAGGCAGTCTTTAATAACTGGTAATCGTATGCTTTTACTTGAGCCTCAATCTTCACAAGAACTTCTTTGTAGGTTCGTATCCAATTAA
- a CDS encoding phycoerythrobilin:ferredoxin oxidoreductase, which translates to MKRERNNSLDPLEISEWRWSEFLDDAIKALELFDIEPYPIPEEFLTKEETIKFKNNQIKVKALTWACRTTKIRQARAACIEAGPAASVLNLVINPFHNFELPFFGADFVTLPSGHLLALDLQPVLKKDEIHNQKVWSKLIPIHDHWQSLLPSGGPIPQEAETFFSPGFLWTRLPLDDQGSKLISKVIRPAFQEYLTLYIDLISDAQEVSKERSLEILSGQKAYINYRAEKDPARGMLARFFGKDWTEQYIHKVLFDL; encoded by the coding sequence ATGAAAAGAGAGAGAAATAACAGTCTGGATCCTTTAGAAATTTCTGAATGGAGATGGTCTGAATTTCTAGATGATGCCATCAAGGCTTTGGAGTTATTTGATATTGAGCCATACCCTATTCCTGAAGAATTCCTTACTAAAGAGGAAACGATTAAATTTAAGAATAATCAAATTAAAGTTAAAGCCCTTACTTGGGCTTGCAGAACTACAAAAATTAGGCAAGCTCGTGCTGCGTGTATAGAAGCTGGTCCAGCTGCATCTGTATTAAACTTAGTTATTAATCCATTTCATAATTTTGAACTTCCCTTTTTTGGAGCAGACTTTGTCACACTCCCTTCAGGACATCTTTTGGCATTAGATTTGCAGCCTGTATTAAAGAAAGATGAGATTCATAATCAGAAAGTTTGGTCTAAGTTGATTCCAATTCATGATCATTGGCAATCTCTATTACCTTCTGGTGGTCCAATACCTCAAGAAGCAGAAACTTTTTTTTCTCCAGGTTTTTTATGGACTCGCCTGCCTTTAGATGATCAAGGCTCTAAATTGATTTCTAAAGTAATTAGGCCAGCATTTCAGGAGTATCTTACTCTTTATATTGATTTAATTTCAGATGCTCAAGAAGTTTCTAAGGAAAGATCATTAGAAATTCTTTCTGGTCAAAAAGCTTATATTAATTACAGAGCGGAAAAAGATCCTGCTAGAGGAATGCTCGCTCGTTTTTTTGGCAAAGATTGGACAGAACAATACATACATAAGGTTCTTTTTGATTTATAG
- a CDS encoding alpha/beta fold hydrolase — protein MTDLAAKPNEPWSYLGHKVFSVSSSPSGQVSDVNQNNPVVLLVHGFGASTEHWRHNIPVLSRSHEVHAIDLLGFGRSAKPSELEYGGELWKEQVVAYVKERIGKPTVIVGNSLGGYAALAAGAALESKSAGVVLLNAAGYFSDETLVKQPTDFFSRLRQFIGLGLSRDLLIKWFLYPLMQRLIFENLRRPNVIRNTLKQVYIDPTNVDDYLIESIRRPSLDPGAFQVFRKVFQARGLKGKPIDELFNELEAPLLLLWGDSDPWLRNAKAKQEKFLLFAREASLEVKEVLLRAGHCPHDEIPDRVNEEMLAWLKG, from the coding sequence ATGACTGATTTAGCTGCCAAACCAAATGAACCATGGAGCTATTTAGGCCATAAAGTTTTTTCGGTTAGCAGTAGTCCTTCGGGGCAGGTTTCGGATGTAAATCAAAATAATCCTGTTGTATTGCTAGTGCATGGTTTCGGTGCTTCGACAGAACATTGGAGACACAATATTCCTGTACTTTCTAGGTCACATGAGGTTCATGCAATTGATTTGCTTGGTTTTGGTAGAAGCGCTAAGCCTTCTGAATTGGAATATGGAGGAGAGCTATGGAAGGAACAGGTGGTTGCTTATGTAAAAGAGCGTATAGGTAAACCAACAGTAATTGTCGGGAATTCATTGGGAGGTTATGCGGCTCTTGCTGCAGGTGCTGCGTTGGAATCTAAATCTGCTGGAGTGGTTTTACTTAATGCTGCTGGTTATTTCAGTGATGAAACCCTTGTTAAACAACCGACTGATTTCTTTTCTAGGCTCAGACAATTCATCGGATTAGGACTTTCTAGAGATCTTTTAATCAAGTGGTTTCTTTACCCTTTAATGCAGCGATTGATATTTGAGAATTTACGACGCCCTAATGTTATTAGAAATACTTTGAAGCAAGTTTATATTGATCCTACAAATGTTGATGATTATTTGATTGAGTCTATTAGGAGACCTTCATTAGATCCAGGTGCATTCCAAGTTTTTCGTAAAGTCTTTCAAGCAAGAGGATTGAAGGGAAAGCCTATAGATGAATTGTTTAATGAATTAGAAGCCCCTTTGCTTTTACTTTGGGGTGATAGTGACCCCTGGCTAAGGAACGCTAAAGCAAAGCAAGAAAAGTTTCTTCTTTTTGCTAGAGAAGCTTCGTTAGAAGTTAAAGAAGTTTTGCTTAGGGCAGGTCATTGCCCACATGATGAGATTCCTGATCGTGTTAATGAAGAGATGCTTGCTTGGTTGAAAGGTTAG